From Phenylobacterium immobile (ATCC 35973), a single genomic window includes:
- a CDS encoding Hsp20/alpha crystallin family protein → MTTHPATKQFLPALQRSATSAFLPVQREFNRLFDELSSGWNAFTEIEMLPRIEVRDTKKAIEVTVELPGIAQEDIKIDVDDDVLTISGEKKSEKETEDGDLRVSERSYGAFSRSIPLPRSVDADKIQATMLNGVLKVVAPKDGSATAKSIKIQSAK, encoded by the coding sequence ATGACCACCCACCCCGCCACCAAGCAATTCCTTCCGGCCCTGCAGCGCTCGGCCACCTCGGCGTTCCTGCCGGTGCAGCGCGAGTTCAATCGCCTGTTCGATGAGCTTTCCAGCGGCTGGAACGCCTTCACCGAAATCGAGATGCTGCCGCGCATCGAGGTGCGTGACACCAAGAAGGCCATCGAGGTGACGGTCGAACTGCCCGGCATCGCTCAGGAAGACATCAAGATCGATGTCGATGATGATGTTCTGACGATCAGCGGCGAGAAGAAGTCGGAAAAGGAAACCGAGGACGGCGATCTTCGCGTGTCCGAGCGCTCCTACGGCGCCTTCTCGCGTTCCATCCCGCTGCCGCGCAGCGTCGACGCCGACAAGATTCAGGCGACGATGTTGAATGGCGTGCTGAAGGTCGTTGCGCCGAAAGACGGCAGCGCCACCGCCAAGTCCATCAAGATCCAGTCGGCGAAGTAG
- a CDS encoding zinc-dependent alcohol dehydrogenase family protein, giving the protein MLAMTTTGTDGRLQAVTLAVPEPGVGEVLLRVRACGVCRTDLHVVDGDLRPAKAVIIPGHEIVGIVEALGPGVAGMAVGDRVGVPWLGRTCGRCRYCLEGAENLCDSPEFTGWTRDGGYAELAVADSRFCIPLPAGLSDVEAAPLLCAGLIGYRAWRKACEVRPVQRLGLYGFGAAAHLLAQLAIAEGQDVYAFTQSGDGLAQDLARELGCIWAGASQETPPEPLDAAILFAPVGDLVPLALRAVRKGGTVVCGGIHMSDIPSFPYADLWEERRLVSVANLTRADATEYLPRAARAGVRPHVTIYPLLEANRALDDLRRGAFAGAAVLAMNGPSSGPPG; this is encoded by the coding sequence ATGTTAGCTATGACCACGACGGGAACCGACGGTCGGCTCCAGGCCGTGACCCTCGCGGTTCCGGAACCAGGCGTGGGCGAGGTTCTGCTGCGCGTGCGCGCCTGCGGCGTCTGCCGAACAGACCTTCACGTTGTTGATGGCGACCTGCGGCCGGCGAAGGCCGTGATCATCCCGGGACATGAAATCGTCGGGATCGTCGAAGCGCTCGGGCCAGGGGTCGCCGGCATGGCCGTCGGCGACCGGGTGGGCGTGCCTTGGCTTGGCCGGACCTGCGGCCGGTGCCGCTACTGCCTCGAAGGCGCTGAGAACCTCTGTGATAGTCCCGAGTTCACCGGCTGGACCCGTGATGGCGGCTACGCCGAACTGGCGGTCGCCGACTCCAGGTTCTGCATTCCCCTGCCGGCGGGTCTGAGCGACGTGGAGGCCGCACCGTTACTCTGCGCGGGGCTCATCGGATACCGCGCCTGGCGCAAGGCCTGCGAGGTCCGGCCGGTGCAGCGTCTGGGGCTCTATGGCTTTGGCGCGGCGGCGCACCTCCTGGCCCAGCTGGCGATCGCGGAAGGCCAAGATGTCTATGCCTTCACGCAAAGTGGAGACGGCTTGGCGCAGGATCTCGCGCGCGAGTTGGGTTGCATTTGGGCTGGCGCATCGCAGGAAACTCCGCCCGAACCGCTGGACGCCGCCATCCTGTTCGCCCCGGTCGGCGATCTTGTGCCGCTGGCTCTGCGCGCGGTGCGCAAGGGCGGGACGGTGGTGTGCGGCGGAATCCACATGAGTGACATTCCGAGCTTTCCCTACGCGGATCTTTGGGAGGAGCGGCGGCTCGTCTCAGTCGCCAACCTGACCCGCGCCGACGCCACTGAATACTTGCCACGCGCCGCCAGGGCCGGAGTCCGACCACACGTCACGATCTACCCGCTGCTGGAGGCCAACCGAGCGCTTGATGATCTTCGCCGTGGGGCCTTTGCCGGCGCGGCAGTGTTGGCGATGAACGGCCCTTCTTCAGGGCCTCCAGGTTAA
- a CDS encoding host attachment protein, translating into MSRLRKLLFVLTDGGRARFVERRAAKRDFVTVDTLDHSHALLKVRAKQRGAQAGRSFERLSPDRHKLGREDDLRAAKEAFMVEVAERATHLCARGDFEGVFLVSPRRLAGPLRSQIANRAPVAGALGKDLTKIPDHELREWLTEPSFGLRSMH; encoded by the coding sequence ATGTCCAGATTGCGCAAGCTTCTCTTCGTCCTGACCGATGGCGGTCGCGCACGCTTCGTTGAGCGTCGCGCAGCCAAGAGAGACTTCGTCACGGTGGACACCCTCGACCACTCGCACGCCCTCCTAAAGGTGCGCGCCAAACAACGCGGCGCTCAGGCAGGGCGTAGCTTCGAGCGGCTGTCGCCTGATCGCCACAAGCTCGGCAGGGAAGATGATCTCCGGGCCGCCAAGGAGGCTTTCATGGTCGAGGTGGCCGAGCGAGCCACGCACCTGTGCGCGAGAGGTGACTTCGAAGGGGTGTTCCTAGTGTCGCCGCGCCGCCTGGCCGGCCCGCTCCGTAGCCAGATCGCCAATCGGGCGCCGGTCGCCGGCGCCTTGGGCAAGGATTTGACGAAGATACCGGATCACGAACTTCGGGAATGGCTGACCGAACCATCCTTCGGGCTCCGGTCGATGCATTGA
- a CDS encoding DUF2267 domain-containing protein — translation MSTGLEVFDTTVQEANQWLSRLEAELPPCDRRQAYGALRAVLHVLRDRLPLEAVLGLSSQLPLLLRGVFLEGWQALPPTNLRDPKAFAEAVANQLPPHFPREALGAVEAVFSVMANRLDPGEITKIIQHLPAPLRATWPAAYRAA, via the coding sequence ATGAGCACTGGTCTAGAGGTCTTCGACACCACGGTTCAGGAAGCCAACCAATGGCTGAGCCGGCTGGAGGCGGAGCTTCCTCCCTGTGACCGGCGGCAGGCCTATGGGGCGCTTAGAGCTGTGCTGCATGTTCTGCGCGACCGTCTGCCCCTGGAGGCGGTGCTCGGACTGTCCTCTCAACTGCCGTTGTTGCTTCGCGGCGTTTTCCTGGAGGGATGGCAGGCTCTTCCCCCCACGAACCTGCGCGATCCAAAGGCTTTCGCCGAGGCTGTCGCAAATCAATTGCCGCCGCATTTTCCGCGAGAAGCCCTGGGCGCGGTCGAGGCGGTCTTCAGCGTCATGGCGAACCGGCTCGATCCCGGCGAGATCACCAAGATCATTCAACACCTGCCTGCCCCGTTGCGGGCGACCTGGCCGGCGGCCTATCGCGCGGCCTGA
- a CDS encoding BON domain-containing protein — translation MDDKALKKSVTAELEWTPSIDAADIGVTVENGIVRLTGHVANYAQKIAAENAVKRVKGVRGLVEDLEIRAFVETYTDEAIAARVANMLDWDVTVPKDTVKVKVENGFVTLTGQVDWQYQRSAAEQGVRRLQGVRGFSNQVQLKPHVQASDVKRRIEAALERQAEVEADKISISVDGGKVRLDGKVRAWFERDIIERAAWAAPGVSAVEDRVSIGY, via the coding sequence ATGGATGACAAGGCCCTCAAGAAGAGTGTGACCGCCGAACTGGAATGGACACCAAGCATCGACGCTGCTGACATCGGCGTCACCGTCGAAAACGGCATCGTGCGCCTTACCGGCCACGTCGCCAATTACGCCCAGAAGATCGCCGCGGAAAACGCCGTGAAGCGGGTCAAGGGCGTCCGCGGCCTCGTCGAGGACCTGGAGATTCGCGCCTTCGTCGAAACCTATACCGACGAGGCCATCGCCGCCCGTGTCGCGAATATGCTCGATTGGGACGTCACGGTTCCGAAAGACACCGTGAAGGTGAAGGTCGAAAACGGCTTCGTGACGCTGACCGGGCAGGTCGACTGGCAATATCAGCGCTCCGCCGCCGAACAGGGCGTCCGGCGGCTGCAGGGCGTCCGTGGGTTCAGCAACCAGGTGCAGCTCAAGCCCCATGTCCAGGCCAGCGACGTCAAGCGCCGCATCGAAGCCGCGTTAGAGCGTCAGGCTGAAGTCGAAGCCGACAAGATCAGCATTTCGGTCGATGGCGGCAAGGTGCGTCTGGACGGCAAGGTGCGCGCCTGGTTCGAGCGTGACATCATCGAGCGGGCCGCCTGGGCCGCCCCCGGGGTAAGCGCGGTCGAAGACCGCGTCTCCATCGGCTACTAG
- a CDS encoding efflux RND transporter periplasmic adaptor subunit, producing the protein MTTSWLHLNFRTVFWATAALALAILLLFAFRPQPVSVDVGEVSRGPLTVAVRDEARTRAREVYVVSAPVSGRLLRIGDRAGERVQAGAVIATIQPAPPTFVDERSRQEVEAGVRSAEAALALARAELEGAEARLAHAQLEGARIETLAAASVASQSALDRARLDVRTAGAATANARAGVALQEAALEAARARLIEPRAASVTARAVTIRAPVEGRVLRVLQQSESVIAQGAPIMEIGDPGHLEVVAELLSGDAARIPAGAAARIEAWGEGPALRGRVRRVEPYGFLKVSALGVEEQRVNVIIDPIDPPAAWSTVGHGYRVEVAVTVWQADTVVRTPVAALFRSQGRWAVFKVEGGRARLRFVEIGQNNGDQAEVRSGLNPGDQVVLHPNQSLADGARVRPRPTP; encoded by the coding sequence GTGACGACGAGCTGGTTGCACCTCAACTTCCGGACCGTGTTCTGGGCGACCGCCGCCTTGGCGCTCGCGATATTGCTGCTCTTCGCCTTTCGACCGCAGCCGGTCTCGGTGGACGTGGGCGAAGTCAGCCGTGGTCCTCTCACCGTCGCTGTTCGCGACGAGGCGCGCACGCGGGCCCGCGAGGTCTATGTGGTCTCCGCGCCGGTGTCCGGCCGGCTGCTGCGGATCGGCGACCGGGCGGGCGAGCGCGTGCAGGCGGGGGCGGTGATTGCAACCATCCAACCCGCTCCACCGACTTTTGTCGACGAGCGTTCCCGTCAGGAGGTCGAGGCTGGGGTCCGCTCGGCCGAAGCGGCCCTTGCCCTGGCCCGGGCGGAGTTGGAGGGCGCGGAGGCTCGCCTGGCCCATGCGCAGCTGGAGGGCGCCCGTATCGAGACCTTGGCTGCGGCGTCCGTCGCGTCGCAGAGCGCCTTGGACCGCGCCCGCCTGGATGTTCGCACCGCGGGCGCGGCAACTGCGAACGCCCGCGCTGGCGTCGCCTTGCAAGAGGCGGCGCTTGAAGCCGCCCGCGCCCGTCTGATCGAGCCGCGCGCGGCGAGCGTCACCGCCCGGGCCGTGACGATCCGCGCGCCGGTCGAAGGCCGCGTCCTGCGGGTATTGCAGCAGAGCGAAAGCGTCATCGCCCAGGGCGCGCCGATCATGGAAATCGGCGATCCCGGCCATCTCGAGGTCGTGGCCGAACTGCTCTCTGGCGACGCGGCGCGGATACCGGCTGGTGCGGCGGCCAGGATCGAGGCCTGGGGGGAGGGGCCGGCGCTTCGCGGCAGGGTTCGACGGGTCGAGCCCTACGGGTTTCTCAAGGTCTCGGCGCTCGGAGTCGAGGAGCAGCGGGTTAATGTCATCATCGATCCGATCGATCCTCCCGCCGCCTGGAGCACGGTCGGTCATGGCTACAGGGTCGAGGTCGCGGTCACGGTTTGGCAGGCGGATACGGTTGTTCGCACACCGGTAGCCGCCCTTTTTCGCAGTCAGGGGCGGTGGGCGGTGTTCAAGGTCGAAGGCGGTCGCGCCCGGCTGCGGTTCGTCGAGATAGGGCAGAACAACGGCGACCAGGCTGAGGTCCGGTCGGGTCTGAACCCGGGCGATCAGGTCGTGCTGCATCCGAACCAGTCGCTCGCGGACGGTGCGCGCGTTCGACCCCGGCCGACTCCCTAG
- a CDS encoding ABC transporter permease translates to MPNWMGSLDRKLVRDLWRMKAQALAIAFVIAGGVAVHLLSAGMLSSLQGTRQAYYERYQFADIWAPTVRAPERLIADIMAIDGVQAAETRIRMPALFAMEGMSAPATGEVLSLPDVGEPAVNRLHLLRGRLPDLGRRDEAVVLQAFADAHGLQIGDAVPATLRGGRRKLQVVGVVLSPEHVYAIGPGQFVPDDRMFGVLWMRRSALAQAVNQDEAFNEAVVRLSRGASSPAVIARLDRLLEPYGAPGAYARADQISDAFLSSEIDQLATMGRVLPPVFLLVAAFLVNVVVSRLIAVQRGSIGLLKAFGYRDSQIIGHYLKLVAAIVAAGVLIGGAAGIWLGQATAELYIRYYRFPFLLFEANPADYAIVIGVAVVTVMGGAALAVRRAAALNPAEAMTPSAPPDYSKAVGSWITRLRFLDQQSRMILRQIIRWPGRAALTVAGIVASGALLIGTLSMMDGVKVMIDSSFDASNPYDVAVSFVEPRPRAALFALAGEAGVLTAEPFRVVPVRLRNGAREERAVITGAPLDGALSRMVDADDRPVSPHPGGLVLSADLAAKLDVEPGDTVEAQVTSGRRPLLVLPVSAVTTSYVGSGARMRIEELNRALGEGGQVSGAWLTVDAAETEELYARLKEAPAISGVGLQAEAVRRLAAMVDENLGRSILILFGFASLIAIGVVYNSLRISFAERQRELASLRVLGFSRADVSYILLGEVAFLTLLALPLGAGAGALLAWYLSRAMSSDLFRLPFAVSPATFGVTAALVLAITAVSSLMVRGQIDRLDLAAALKTGE, encoded by the coding sequence ATGCCGAACTGGATGGGCTCGCTCGACCGCAAGCTGGTCCGTGATCTGTGGCGCATGAAGGCCCAGGCCCTCGCGATCGCCTTCGTCATCGCAGGCGGCGTCGCGGTCCATCTTCTGTCGGCGGGGATGCTGAGTTCCCTGCAGGGAACCCGCCAAGCCTACTACGAGCGCTATCAGTTCGCCGACATCTGGGCCCCGACAGTGCGCGCTCCAGAGCGCCTGATCGCCGACATCATGGCCATCGACGGCGTCCAGGCCGCGGAGACTCGCATTCGGATGCCGGCGCTTTTCGCAATGGAAGGCATGAGCGCCCCGGCGACCGGTGAGGTTCTGTCGCTGCCGGACGTGGGCGAGCCCGCGGTCAATCGCCTTCATTTGCTGCGCGGTCGCCTTCCCGACCTGGGCCGGCGCGACGAGGCCGTGGTCCTGCAGGCCTTTGCCGACGCCCACGGGCTGCAGATCGGCGACGCTGTCCCGGCGACCTTGCGAGGCGGTCGAAGAAAGCTCCAGGTCGTGGGCGTCGTCCTGTCGCCGGAACATGTCTACGCCATCGGGCCCGGCCAGTTCGTGCCCGACGACCGCATGTTCGGGGTGCTGTGGATGCGGCGCAGCGCGCTGGCGCAGGCGGTCAATCAGGATGAGGCCTTCAACGAGGCGGTCGTGCGGCTGTCCCGCGGCGCGTCGTCGCCGGCGGTGATCGCCCGCCTGGATAGGCTTCTGGAGCCCTATGGAGCGCCCGGCGCCTACGCTCGCGCCGACCAGATTTCGGACGCGTTCCTGTCCAGCGAGATCGACCAGTTGGCGACGATGGGCCGGGTCCTGCCCCCGGTCTTCCTGCTCGTGGCGGCGTTCCTGGTCAATGTCGTGGTTTCGCGGCTGATCGCGGTCCAGCGGGGCAGCATTGGTCTGTTGAAGGCGTTCGGCTATCGCGACTCCCAGATCATCGGCCACTACCTCAAGCTCGTCGCCGCGATCGTGGCGGCGGGCGTTTTGATCGGCGGCGCGGCGGGGATCTGGCTCGGTCAGGCGACGGCCGAGCTCTACATTCGATACTACCGCTTTCCCTTCCTGCTGTTCGAGGCGAATCCGGCCGACTACGCGATCGTCATCGGGGTCGCAGTGGTGACGGTGATGGGCGGCGCCGCCCTCGCGGTTCGGCGAGCCGCGGCGCTGAATCCGGCAGAAGCCATGACGCCTTCGGCGCCCCCAGACTACTCGAAGGCCGTGGGCTCCTGGATCACCCGGCTCAGGTTCCTCGATCAACAGTCGCGCATGATCCTGCGCCAGATCATCCGCTGGCCGGGGCGCGCGGCGCTGACGGTGGCCGGGATCGTAGCCTCCGGCGCCCTCCTGATTGGCACCCTGTCGATGATGGACGGCGTCAAGGTCATGATCGACTCGAGTTTCGACGCCTCAAACCCGTACGACGTGGCGGTGAGTTTCGTCGAGCCTCGACCGCGCGCCGCCCTGTTCGCGCTCGCTGGCGAGGCCGGCGTGTTGACGGCGGAGCCCTTCCGCGTGGTCCCCGTCCGCCTCCGCAATGGCGCGCGCGAGGAACGCGCGGTGATTACGGGCGCGCCGCTCGACGGCGCCCTGTCGAGGATGGTCGATGCCGATGACCGGCCGGTGTCGCCCCACCCTGGCGGCCTGGTCCTGTCGGCAGACTTGGCCGCCAAGCTCGACGTCGAGCCGGGCGACACCGTCGAGGCGCAGGTCACTTCGGGCCGGCGCCCCTTGCTAGTTCTCCCCGTCTCGGCGGTCACCACGAGTTATGTCGGTTCCGGCGCGCGCATGCGTATCGAGGAGTTGAACCGGGCGCTGGGCGAAGGCGGCCAGGTCTCGGGGGCATGGCTCACGGTCGATGCAGCGGAGACCGAGGAGCTCTATGCCCGCCTGAAGGAGGCTCCCGCCATCTCCGGCGTGGGGCTGCAGGCGGAGGCGGTCAGGCGCCTGGCCGCCATGGTCGACGAAAACCTCGGCCGATCCATCCTCATCCTATTCGGCTTTGCGAGCCTGATCGCCATCGGGGTCGTCTACAACAGCCTGCGCATCTCGTTCGCCGAACGACAGCGGGAACTGGCCTCTCTACGGGTGCTCGGGTTCTCTCGCGCGGACGTCTCCTACATCCTGCTCGGCGAAGTCGCCTTCCTGACGCTGCTGGCCCTGCCCCTGGGCGCAGGGGCGGGCGCGCTGCTCGCCTGGTACCTGTCGCGTGCGATGAGTTCGGACCTGTTTCGGCTCCCTTTCGCAGTTTCCCCGGCGACCTTTGGGGTCACGGCCGCCCTGGTGCTCGCCATCACCGCGGTTTCGAGCCTGATGGTGCGCGGCCAGATTGACCGGTTGGACTTGGCTGCAGCCCTCAAGACCGGAGAATAG
- a CDS encoding ABC transporter ATP-binding protein: MPLLSKHTRAPRRQTRPPDPAPSDGGPTAPGLCFRARGVTKVYGSGPAAAPALRGVDLDLPEGEMVVVLGASGSGKSTFLNILGGLDTPTAGQIQFRGDDISHANERRLTEYRRRHVGFVFQFYNLMPSLTARENVALVTEIAEAPLTPETALAMVGLENRLDHFPAQLSGGEQQRVAIARAVAKQPSVLLCDEPTGALDSATGVRVLEALKTVNDTLRATTLLITHNAAIAAIADRVVLFADGQVREVRENRDRRQPRDISW, from the coding sequence ATGCCCCTGCTGAGCAAGCATACCCGGGCGCCTAGGCGTCAAACCCGCCCACCGGACCCAGCGCCGAGCGACGGGGGCCCGACAGCGCCGGGTCTGTGCTTCCGCGCCCGAGGGGTCACCAAGGTCTATGGCTCAGGGCCGGCGGCGGCGCCCGCCTTGCGCGGGGTGGACCTGGACCTGCCTGAAGGCGAAATGGTGGTGGTGCTCGGCGCCTCCGGCAGCGGCAAGTCGACGTTTCTCAACATCCTCGGCGGCCTGGACACGCCGACGGCGGGCCAGATCCAGTTCCGGGGCGACGACATCAGTCACGCGAATGAGCGGCGCCTCACGGAGTATCGCCGTCGCCATGTCGGCTTCGTCTTCCAATTCTACAACCTGATGCCCAGCCTGACCGCGCGCGAGAACGTGGCGTTGGTGACCGAGATCGCCGAGGCGCCGCTGACTCCCGAGACGGCGCTCGCCATGGTCGGTCTCGAGAACCGCCTAGACCATTTTCCGGCCCAGTTGTCCGGCGGCGAGCAGCAGCGCGTCGCCATCGCGCGCGCCGTCGCCAAGCAGCCGTCCGTATTGCTTTGCGACGAGCCGACAGGCGCCCTGGATTCCGCGACGGGCGTGCGGGTGCTGGAGGCGCTGAAGACCGTCAACGACACCCTGCGCGCCACGACCCTGCTGATCACCCACAATGCCGCGATCGCGGCGATCGCCGACCGCGTCGTGCTGTTCGCCGACGGTCAGGTGCGCGAGGTCCGCGAGAATCGGGACAGGCGCCAGCCCCGGGACATTTCCTGGTGA
- a CDS encoding zinc-binding dehydrogenase: MIAGAITPSGHSAACLCGYHSQDGAGTKHGFKPMGGWRFGNTIDGAQAEYLLVPDAMTNLALIPDGLSDEQVLMCPDIMSTGFSGAESGQVRIGDTVAVFAQGPIGLCATAGARLMGATTIIGVESVPERMAISRRMGADHIVDFTKGDVVGEIMRLTDGRGVDVAIEALGRQETFEAALRVLRPGGTLSSLGVYSSDLRIPLDAFMAGLGDHKIVTTLCPGGKERMRRLMDTIASGRLDTRPLVTHRFSLDQIVEAYDLFSHQRDGVLKVAITP, from the coding sequence GTGATCGCGGGCGCCATTACCCCGAGCGGTCATAGCGCCGCCTGCCTGTGCGGCTATCACTCCCAGGACGGCGCCGGCACCAAGCATGGTTTCAAGCCGATGGGCGGCTGGCGCTTCGGCAACACGATAGACGGCGCCCAGGCCGAGTACCTCCTGGTCCCGGACGCCATGACCAATCTGGCGCTGATCCCGGACGGACTGAGCGACGAGCAGGTGCTCATGTGCCCCGACATCATGTCGACGGGGTTTTCCGGGGCCGAAAGCGGACAGGTGCGCATCGGCGATACGGTCGCCGTCTTCGCCCAGGGTCCGATCGGGCTGTGCGCCACGGCCGGCGCGCGCTTGATGGGGGCCACCACCATCATCGGCGTGGAATCCGTGCCCGAGCGGATGGCCATCTCCCGCCGGATGGGCGCCGACCACATCGTGGACTTCACGAAAGGGGACGTTGTCGGCGAGATCATGCGGCTGACGGACGGCCGCGGGGTCGATGTGGCGATTGAGGCCCTGGGACGCCAGGAGACCTTTGAGGCCGCCCTGCGGGTGCTTCGCCCGGGCGGGACCCTGTCTTCGCTCGGCGTCTATTCCAGCGACCTCAGGATCCCGCTTGACGCCTTCATGGCCGGACTCGGGGACCACAAGATCGTGACGACGCTGTGTCCCGGAGGCAAAGAGCGCATGCGGCGGCTGATGGACACGATCGCTTCGGGGAGGTTGGACACCCGTCCGCTGGTCACGCACCGCTTCAGCCTCGACCAGATCGTCGAGGCCTACGACCTCTTCTCACACCAGCGCGACGGGGTGCTGAAAGTGGCCATCACACCCTAG
- a CDS encoding alcohol dehydrogenase catalytic domain-containing protein has protein sequence MMKAAVFVEPNRIVLEDKPVPEPGPLDAVIRVTTTTICGTDVHILKGEYPVARGLTIGHEPVGVIEKLGSAVQATQRGSG, from the coding sequence ATGATGAAAGCCGCCGTGTTCGTCGAGCCGAACCGGATCGTGCTCGAGGATAAGCCCGTCCCGGAGCCCGGGCCGCTCGACGCCGTGATCCGCGTGACCACCACCACCATCTGCGGAACGGATGTCCACATCCTGAAGGGCGAATACCCGGTGGCGCGGGGGCTGACGATCGGCCATGAGCCGGTCGGTGTCATCGAGAAGCTTGGGTCCGCGGTGCAGGCTACACAGAGGGGCAGCGGGTGA